In one Mucilaginibacter ginsenosidivorax genomic region, the following are encoded:
- a CDS encoding alpha/beta hydrolase-fold protein: MKRLQHIKQLFLLACAILLLNIPVYSQDIIHQARVGFDLFRADIPHGKIDTITYQSKTVGNTRRALIYTPPGYSKSKKYPVLYLLHGIGGDEKEWYNGGSPQVILDNLYAEGKIVPMIVVLPNGRAIKDDRATGNIMAPDKVQAFAVFEKDLLNDLIPFIDSKYRVYTDKDHRAVAGLSMGGGQSLNFGLGNLDVFSWVGGFSSAPNTKKPEELVPNPDEAKRKLKLLWISCGSSDGLIAFSKRTHDYLAEKNVPHVYYIEPGVHNFKVWKNGLYMFSQMLFKPVDASTFPQYTYTESGIPAPTNIPGVQYPQIFPDNTVFFRVKAPKAQSVQIDLLKKYPMTKDTGGYWTVTTDPIVLGFHYYSLIIDDVAVVDPSSQTFYGMGRMASGIDIPDPEGDFYTTKDVPHGEVRSVNYYSNITKAWRRANVYTPPGYDTQADKRYPVLYLQHGSGEDETGWPTQGKMNFILDNLIAGKQATPMIVVMDRGYATDPTQPVTTNARGMMAGNVFPDVLVKEIIPMVDTKFRTLADRDHRAMAGLSMGGFQTLQTTMTNLDKFAYVGGFSGAAFMQPGTDITKMYNGVFADANAFNQKVRVLYLSIGTTEPERMQTTVKGFHEALEKAGIKHLYYQSPGTAHEWQSWRRSLNQFAGLIFKN; the protein is encoded by the coding sequence ATGAAGAGATTACAACATATTAAGCAACTGTTTTTGTTGGCATGTGCCATTCTGTTGCTTAACATACCGGTTTATTCGCAAGATATAATTCACCAGGCGCGGGTGGGTTTTGACTTGTTTCGTGCCGACATTCCGCATGGCAAAATTGATACCATTACTTATCAATCAAAAACCGTGGGCAATACCCGCCGTGCGCTTATTTACACCCCGCCAGGATACTCTAAAAGTAAAAAATATCCCGTGTTGTATCTTTTGCATGGCATAGGTGGCGATGAAAAAGAATGGTATAATGGTGGTAGCCCCCAGGTTATATTGGACAACCTATATGCCGAAGGCAAAATTGTACCCATGATAGTAGTGTTGCCCAACGGCAGGGCTATAAAGGATGACCGCGCAACGGGAAATATAATGGCACCTGATAAGGTACAAGCTTTTGCCGTTTTTGAAAAAGATTTATTGAACGATCTGATACCTTTTATTGATAGTAAATACCGTGTATATACAGATAAGGACCACCGGGCAGTGGCCGGACTTTCTATGGGAGGTGGGCAATCATTAAATTTTGGCTTAGGAAACCTCGATGTATTTTCATGGGTGGGTGGCTTTTCCTCAGCCCCGAATACAAAAAAGCCAGAAGAATTGGTTCCTAACCCCGACGAGGCAAAAAGAAAGCTGAAGTTGCTTTGGATATCATGCGGATCAAGCGATGGGCTAATTGCATTTAGCAAACGTACCCATGATTACCTGGCAGAGAAAAACGTGCCGCATGTCTATTATATCGAGCCCGGTGTGCACAACTTTAAGGTTTGGAAAAATGGCTTATATATGTTTTCACAAATGCTTTTTAAGCCGGTAGATGCCTCAACGTTTCCCCAATATACTTATACCGAATCAGGTATACCGGCGCCCACTAATATTCCGGGCGTGCAGTATCCGCAGATATTTCCGGATAATACCGTTTTTTTTCGCGTAAAGGCCCCGAAGGCACAAAGTGTTCAAATTGACTTATTGAAAAAGTATCCAATGACTAAAGATACCGGGGGGTATTGGACAGTTACGACCGATCCAATTGTATTAGGGTTTCACTACTATTCACTGATAATTGACGATGTTGCCGTTGTTGATCCGTCAAGTCAGACTTTTTATGGCATGGGAAGAATGGCCAGCGGGATTGATATTCCTGATCCGGAGGGTGATTTTTATACTACCAAAGATGTGCCTCATGGCGAGGTGCGTTCCGTAAACTACTACTCAAACATAACAAAGGCCTGGAGGCGGGCAAATGTATATACACCTCCCGGTTATGATACGCAAGCCGACAAAAGGTACCCGGTACTTTACTTACAACATGGCTCGGGCGAAGACGAAACCGGCTGGCCTACGCAGGGTAAAATGAATTTTATATTGGATAACCTTATTGCCGGGAAACAGGCAACGCCCATGATAGTTGTTATGGATAGGGGATATGCCACAGATCCAACGCAACCGGTAACTACAAACGCCCGTGGAATGATGGCAGGAAACGTTTTTCCGGATGTGCTTGTGAAAGAAATTATTCCGATGGTTGATACAAAATTCAGGACGCTTGCCGACCGCGATCACCGTGCTATGGCAGGGCTTTCAATGGGAGGGTTTCAAACCTTACAAACTACTATGACCAATCTCGACAAGTTTGCTTATGTAGGAGGTTTTAGCGGCGCGGCCTTTATGCAGCCAGGTACCGATATAACCAAAATGTATAATGGTGTATTTGCCGATGCAAATGCTTTTAACCAAAAGGTTAGAGTGCTTTATTTAAGCATTGGAACTACCGAGCCGGAAAGAATGCAAACCACAGTAAAAGGCTTTCACGAAGCACTTGAAAAAGCAGGCATTAAACATTTGTATTACCAATCGCCGGGTACGGCACATGAGTGGCAATCCTGGAGACGCTCTTTAAACCAGTTTGCAGGCCTGATATTTAAGAATTGA
- a CDS encoding glycoside hydrolase family 95 protein produces the protein MTRLVNKKVCLFAGALLMLSSVQAQQKNYAGKKNNMPDNSGRYRLWYNQPAKNWNEALPLGNGFIGGMVFGNVQNERIQLNESTIWGGGPNNTIDSSARPYIDQVRRLLAEKKYAEAQELANSKLGPKGNSGMPYQLAGNLYISFPGSDAVSNYYRDLDIANATATVRYTLNGVNYKREFFTSFGSNVLMVKLTANKPGMINCKLKLKSPLKSSVTINNENALVLAGQGSEHEGQKGQIEFNVLTRVKNSGGTNVADTSGITIANADTAVIYLSMATNFVNYHDVSANSMLRAKNTLSKAYEHSFDELLTKNIKYYRSYFDRVKLDLGADSAAKRPTNVRIQNFSTNNDTQLAELYFQYGRYLLICSSQPGSQPANLQGIWNGEVKGPWDSKYTININTEMNYWPGEVTRLPELSTPLFNMIKDLSVTGKPTARIMYGARGWMLHHNTDIWRITGVVDGAFWGLWPTSNAWLCQHLWEHYLYSGDKEFLKEYYPIIKGAAEYYIDALQKDPEHGWLVVSPSVSPEHEYIDGKNQVSVTAGATMDNQLVYGLFTDAIRAAAELNIDKVFADSLAAYRRQLPPMQIGRYGQLQEWLEDLDRTDDHHRHVSHLYGLFPGNQISPFAQPQLFAAVKNSLIYRGDVSTGWSMAWKINLWARLLDGNHAYKLIKDQIKPIGGGSGGTYPNLFDAHPPFQIDGNFGCTSGIAEMLLQSHDGAIYLLPAVPDEWKDGSISGLMARGGFKVDIKWANHKIIKLVIHSSLGGNCRLRVNQQMNGKLLTAVSGINKNRFYQTMDLQTPIIKNSDKNLHPDLPKTWMYDLATRPGKTYTIINNDSR, from the coding sequence ATGACAAGATTAGTTAATAAAAAAGTGTGCTTATTTGCTGGGGCATTATTGATGCTTTCATCCGTACAGGCTCAACAAAAAAATTATGCCGGTAAAAAAAATAATATGCCCGATAATTCCGGGCGATATAGATTGTGGTATAATCAACCTGCTAAAAACTGGAACGAAGCCCTGCCTCTTGGAAACGGTTTTATAGGGGGTATGGTGTTTGGCAATGTACAAAACGAACGTATTCAGCTCAATGAATCAACCATATGGGGCGGAGGTCCCAATAATACTATTGATTCAAGTGCGAGGCCATACATTGATCAGGTGAGGCGGCTGCTCGCTGAAAAAAAGTATGCAGAAGCGCAGGAATTAGCTAATAGTAAACTTGGACCAAAAGGTAATAGCGGCATGCCGTATCAACTTGCAGGTAATTTATACATCAGCTTTCCTGGATCAGATGCTGTTAGTAACTATTATCGCGACCTCGATATAGCGAATGCCACGGCTACAGTAAGGTATACTTTAAACGGTGTTAACTATAAACGGGAATTTTTTACCTCGTTCGGCTCAAATGTGCTTATGGTGAAACTTACGGCAAATAAGCCGGGCATGATTAACTGTAAGCTAAAGCTTAAAAGCCCGCTTAAATCTTCAGTCACCATAAATAACGAGAACGCACTGGTTTTAGCTGGGCAGGGCAGTGAGCACGAAGGACAAAAAGGGCAAATAGAATTTAATGTGCTCACCAGGGTCAAAAATTCCGGAGGCACAAACGTTGCAGATACTTCGGGCATTACTATTGCAAATGCAGATACGGCTGTGATATATCTTTCTATGGCCACCAATTTTGTTAACTATCACGATGTTTCGGCAAATTCAATGCTTCGGGCAAAAAACACTTTAAGCAAGGCCTATGAGCACAGTTTCGATGAATTGTTAACTAAAAATATCAAGTATTATCGCTCGTATTTTGACAGGGTTAAGCTTGATCTTGGTGCAGATAGCGCAGCAAAACGGCCAACAAATGTTCGTATTCAAAATTTCTCTACCAATAATGATACGCAATTAGCCGAGTTGTATTTTCAATATGGTCGCTATCTGTTAATTTGTTCATCTCAGCCGGGATCGCAGCCAGCCAATTTACAGGGTATCTGGAACGGCGAAGTTAAAGGCCCTTGGGACAGTAAGTATACGATTAACATCAATACCGAAATGAATTATTGGCCAGGCGAGGTAACCCGGTTACCAGAACTAAGCACCCCACTTTTTAATATGATCAAAGATTTGTCTGTTACAGGTAAGCCTACTGCCAGGATAATGTACGGAGCACGCGGATGGATGTTACATCATAATACTGATATCTGGCGCATAACCGGTGTTGTAGATGGTGCTTTCTGGGGTTTGTGGCCAACGTCAAATGCATGGCTTTGCCAACATCTGTGGGAGCATTACCTGTACTCGGGCGATAAAGAATTTTTAAAGGAATATTACCCGATAATTAAAGGAGCGGCCGAATATTACATTGATGCACTTCAAAAAGATCCTGAACATGGCTGGCTGGTAGTGTCGCCGTCGGTTTCGCCCGAACACGAATATATCGACGGGAAAAACCAGGTTTCTGTTACGGCTGGCGCCACCATGGATAATCAGTTAGTTTATGGCTTGTTTACCGATGCCATAAGAGCTGCAGCCGAACTAAATATTGACAAAGTATTTGCAGATAGCCTGGCCGCCTACCGTCGCCAATTACCTCCAATGCAAATTGGCAGGTACGGGCAGTTACAGGAGTGGCTGGAAGATCTTGATCGTACAGATGATCATCATCGCCATGTTTCTCATCTCTACGGCTTGTTTCCGGGAAACCAAATATCTCCTTTTGCACAGCCGCAACTTTTTGCCGCTGTAAAAAATTCCCTTATTTATCGCGGTGATGTATCAACCGGATGGTCTATGGCGTGGAAGATTAATCTTTGGGCACGTTTACTGGATGGCAACCACGCCTACAAGCTCATTAAAGATCAAATAAAACCCATAGGCGGAGGCTCTGGTGGCACTTATCCCAATTTATTTGATGCTCATCCGCCTTTCCAGATTGATGGTAATTTTGGCTGTACTTCGGGGATAGCAGAAATGCTTTTGCAAAGCCATGATGGTGCGATTTACCTATTACCTGCAGTGCCTGATGAATGGAAGGATGGCAGCATATCGGGGTTAATGGCCAGAGGCGGTTTTAAAGTAGATATAAAATGGGCTAACCATAAAATTATTAAACTGGTGATACATTCATCACTTGGCGGAAACTGCCGTCTGCGTGTCAATCAACAAATGAATGGTAAGTTGCTGACAGCAGTAAGCGGGATAAATAAAAACCGTTTTTACCAAACAATGGATTTGCAAACGCCGATCATAAAAAATAGTGACAAAAATCTTCACCCCGACCTACCTAAAACCTGGATGTACGACTTAGCTACGCGTCCCGGTAAAACATATACCATTATCAACAACGATTCTCGGTAA
- a CDS encoding family 43 glycosylhydrolase, whose product MNQFTRLTGLIIIFTLGVLSANGQGKMPDSSLFYQAVNTYVNPVLPGDHPDPTLLKVGDDFYHCGSSFHFNPYLPIYHSKDLIHWEVISRVLPSSKAAWVTDRPSAGIWQGAITYFYGSYWIYFSAGGQWFCKASSPKGPWSAPVQVKSNPETGNLGYDNSIFVDDDGKPYMVIKNGQKVNRLQALGKDGQLTDHVINLDWVNARLQYSWAEGPVMCKRNGFYYYFPAGDVTGGQYVLRGKTLTGDSTKWERLGDFFKPVTDDKVGFRRPNHISAPIQLADGTWWTIGQSYEKYDGDDWSGTGRQTSLYPVTWEGDRPWGMAPATTPILKPNLPWSGISWTSVKTDYFDGGELSLNWHFLTKKASATYSLTARRGWIRLMPDSARTHLVQKETDHYYSVVTKVDLRATNDATKAGIYLTNGNQAVVVRLYSGYNNGSKIVFTMDTANRSAPNTFGNVVWLKLERNGHELTGYYSGDGKAWVSLGRPINAVKLDKAQPNFNSWVGTSVGLFAEGKPADFDCFICKDGSSSLPAASYRNYYGIATVNNGTSVTNTSLYGGWFMISGVEMGRQPASSVEVVASSKGKGTLQIWLDDLKNGKLIATIPLSATAGGNYKTFSKQLKNVAGQHDVFVRYPAGVPQSIFIKSIRFPGK is encoded by the coding sequence ATGAATCAATTCACCCGGCTTACGGGCCTTATAATCATATTCACGCTCGGCGTTTTGTCTGCAAATGGCCAGGGAAAAATGCCGGATTCCTCCTTGTTTTACCAGGCAGTTAACACCTATGTGAACCCTGTGTTACCAGGCGACCACCCGGACCCCACCTTACTTAAAGTGGGAGATGATTTTTATCACTGCGGGTCTTCCTTTCATTTTAACCCTTACCTGCCCATTTATCACTCAAAAGATCTTATTCATTGGGAGGTAATAAGCAGGGTGCTGCCATCATCAAAAGCGGCCTGGGTTACCGACCGGCCTTCCGCTGGTATCTGGCAGGGTGCTATAACCTATTTTTACGGCTCTTACTGGATCTATTTTTCGGCAGGAGGGCAGTGGTTTTGCAAGGCAAGTTCGCCTAAAGGGCCATGGTCTGCTCCTGTACAAGTAAAGTCTAACCCCGAAACAGGTAACCTTGGTTACGACAATTCCATTTTTGTGGATGATGACGGAAAACCTTACATGGTAATAAAAAACGGTCAAAAAGTTAATCGTTTGCAAGCCTTGGGTAAGGATGGGCAATTGACAGACCATGTGATAAATCTCGACTGGGTAAACGCCAGGCTACAGTATAGCTGGGCAGAAGGCCCGGTAATGTGTAAACGTAATGGCTTTTATTATTACTTTCCTGCCGGTGATGTTACGGGCGGACAATATGTTTTAAGAGGAAAAACGTTGACCGGCGATTCGACAAAATGGGAAAGGCTGGGTGATTTTTTTAAACCGGTTACCGATGATAAGGTGGGTTTCCGTCGTCCTAACCACATTTCAGCTCCCATTCAATTAGCCGATGGAACCTGGTGGACTATCGGGCAAAGCTATGAGAAGTACGATGGTGACGACTGGTCTGGCACCGGGCGCCAAACCTCTCTTTACCCCGTAACCTGGGAGGGCGACAGGCCATGGGGTATGGCGCCGGCCACTACACCTATCCTGAAACCGAACCTGCCATGGTCGGGCATTTCATGGACAAGTGTAAAGACAGATTATTTTGACGGCGGCGAATTGAGTCTTAACTGGCATTTCCTCACCAAAAAAGCCTCAGCCACTTATTCACTTACAGCCCGTAGGGGATGGATAAGGCTTATGCCCGATTCTGCCCGTACCCATCTTGTTCAAAAAGAAACAGACCACTACTATTCCGTTGTTACAAAGGTTGACCTGCGTGCAACTAATGACGCTACCAAGGCTGGCATTTATCTTACTAACGGTAACCAGGCCGTAGTGGTGAGGCTATACAGCGGTTACAACAACGGTAGTAAAATTGTTTTCACCATGGATACCGCGAATAGGAGCGCGCCTAACACCTTCGGAAACGTGGTTTGGCTGAAACTGGAAAGAAACGGCCACGAACTAACCGGATATTATAGCGGCGACGGAAAAGCCTGGGTTTCCCTTGGCAGGCCAATTAACGCAGTTAAACTTGATAAAGCCCAGCCAAACTTTAATTCATGGGTAGGTACAAGTGTTGGGTTATTTGCCGAAGGAAAACCAGCGGATTTTGATTGTTTTATTTGTAAAGACGGATCCTCCTCATTGCCCGCAGCAAGCTATCGCAATTACTATGGAATAGCAACAGTTAACAATGGGACATCGGTAACCAATACATCTTTATATGGCGGATGGTTCATGATATCCGGTGTGGAAATGGGAAGGCAGCCAGCATCTTCCGTCGAGGTAGTTGCTTCGTCCAAAGGGAAGGGTACGCTTCAAATATGGCTTGATGATCTTAAGAATGGTAAATTGATAGCCACAATACCGCTAAGCGCTACAGCCGGCGGTAATTATAAAACATTCAGCAAACAACTTAAAAATGTTGCCGGGCAACATGACGTTTTTGTTCGGTACCCTGCAGGCGTTCCGCAAAGCATCTTTATTAAAAGCATAAGGTTTCCTGGCAAATAG
- a CDS encoding glycosyl hydrolase family 8, with product MKKIVLLYVMIALLPALANSQNRKASKKMPGKGAVASGIYPDLFHEAGYSKDDISSKVAKAYHDVFEGPNKVYFEVGDSMAYVSDVKNHDARTEGLSYGMMIAVQLNKKDVFDRIWRWSKKYLQHQDGPSDGYFAWSINPQTMKRNSEGSASDGELYYVTDLLFASNRWGNNTGINYYGEARRILDAMWKKEGAANVHPFINIAAKQISFVPEGGGYEWTDPSYHLPAFYEVWALYAKDGHEQFYRDCADTARVFLHRACDPVTALNPDNTHFNGKALSWGRMQPAFRFDSWRVPMNIAMDYVWFGKDKKWQQDYARRFQNFLTSKGINDFEDQFNTDGSTPAFILPAGGVKKLRHSLGLVATSAAASLMIADNTKYDFVRPLWKAKLEPYADGYFDPYYDGLLYLFSLMHLSGKYQLIQPQTN from the coding sequence ATGAAAAAAATAGTGTTATTGTATGTTATGATTGCTTTGCTGCCTGCATTGGCAAATAGCCAAAATCGCAAAGCTTCAAAAAAAATGCCAGGTAAAGGGGCCGTAGCTTCTGGCATTTATCCTGATCTTTTTCATGAAGCGGGATATAGTAAGGATGATATCAGCAGTAAAGTAGCCAAGGCTTATCATGATGTGTTTGAAGGCCCCAACAAGGTTTATTTTGAGGTAGGCGATTCCATGGCATACGTGTCTGATGTGAAAAACCACGATGCCAGAACGGAGGGCCTTTCGTATGGGATGATGATCGCTGTGCAGCTTAATAAAAAAGATGTCTTCGACCGTATATGGCGATGGTCAAAAAAATATCTTCAGCACCAGGACGGTCCAAGCGATGGGTATTTTGCCTGGAGCATTAATCCTCAAACGATGAAACGTAACTCAGAAGGTTCCGCATCCGACGGAGAATTGTACTACGTAACCGACTTGCTTTTTGCCTCTAACAGGTGGGGAAATAATACAGGCATTAATTATTATGGAGAGGCCAGGAGAATATTGGATGCCATGTGGAAAAAAGAGGGTGCCGCGAATGTTCATCCTTTTATAAATATTGCCGCGAAACAAATTTCTTTTGTGCCAGAAGGTGGCGGATATGAATGGACAGATCCATCTTACCATTTACCTGCATTTTACGAAGTATGGGCGCTTTATGCAAAAGACGGCCATGAACAATTTTACCGCGATTGCGCAGATACCGCAAGGGTGTTTTTACACAGGGCCTGTGACCCCGTTACTGCACTCAACCCCGATAATACCCATTTTAATGGCAAGGCACTCAGCTGGGGGCGAATGCAGCCGGCTTTTCGTTTCGACTCCTGGCGCGTACCAATGAATATCGCCATGGATTACGTGTGGTTCGGGAAAGACAAAAAGTGGCAGCAAGATTATGCCAGGCGTTTTCAAAACTTTTTAACATCGAAGGGGATTAATGATTTTGAGGATCAGTTTAATACAGATGGATCTACACCTGCTTTTATTCTTCCGGCAGGAGGAGTCAAAAAGTTACGGCATTCTTTGGGATTGGTAGCTACCTCGGCTGCAGCCTCGCTCATGATAGCCGATAACACAAAATACGATTTTGTGCGGCCTCTCTGGAAGGCCAAACTTGAACCTTATGCAGATGGATATTTCGATCCCTATTATGATGGCTTGTTGTATTTATTCAGCCTGATGCACCTCAGCGGCAAATACCAGCTTATACAACCGCAAACCAATTGA
- a CDS encoding endo-1,4-beta-xylanase: MNLYTVNKKTERSFLLPTIAFIIILSYVQCTPKHQVASSFQAHTTADDPNKGLKDYYKKYFPIGVAVSMASLHGPDSALIVKEFNSITPENDMKMGPIHPSEDIYNWKNADKIVDFAVSHHIKIRGHNLCWHNQEAAWMFKGADGKPVTKELLLRRLKDHIFAVAGRYKGKIYAWDVVNEAVDDSDDTTQIYRKSNWYNICNGTDFIEAAFRYAHEADPQAKLYYNDYNSEHPVKREKIYKLLKKLIEDHVPIDGVGMQAHWKLYEPSADELRKALDEVTSLGLKVQFTELDITIRMPQPKPAPGAAPPDATSPPTPDPGYTPELEAKQIAQYKMAFDIFRQYKKFITNVTFWNVSDRSSWLDGRAGGLMGGAAAGGNTPRITKKAYPLLFDENRQRKKAYWSVVNF, encoded by the coding sequence ATGAATTTATATACTGTTAATAAAAAAACTGAACGGAGTTTCCTGCTCCCGACGATTGCCTTTATCATTATTTTGTCGTACGTTCAATGTACACCAAAACACCAGGTGGCTTCATCATTCCAGGCACACACTACCGCCGATGATCCAAATAAGGGTTTAAAAGATTATTATAAAAAGTATTTTCCAATTGGTGTAGCGGTTAGCATGGCTTCTTTGCATGGTCCTGATTCTGCATTAATTGTCAAAGAATTTAACAGCATAACGCCTGAGAACGATATGAAGATGGGCCCGATACATCCGTCGGAAGATATCTATAATTGGAAAAATGCCGACAAAATTGTTGATTTTGCAGTGAGCCATCATATTAAAATACGCGGACACAACTTATGCTGGCATAACCAGGAAGCCGCGTGGATGTTTAAAGGGGCTGACGGAAAGCCGGTTACCAAAGAGTTGCTGTTGCGGCGTTTAAAGGATCATATTTTTGCTGTTGCCGGAAGGTATAAGGGTAAAATTTACGCCTGGGATGTGGTTAACGAGGCAGTTGATGACAGCGATGATACAACGCAAATATACCGCAAAAGCAACTGGTACAACATATGCAACGGTACCGATTTTATAGAGGCTGCCTTTAGGTATGCGCATGAAGCTGACCCGCAGGCCAAGTTATATTATAATGATTATAATAGCGAACATCCGGTAAAAAGAGAAAAGATATATAAATTGTTAAAAAAGTTGATTGAGGACCACGTACCTATTGATGGAGTGGGTATGCAGGCTCATTGGAAGTTATATGAACCATCGGCCGACGAATTACGCAAAGCTTTGGATGAGGTAACTTCGTTAGGCTTAAAAGTGCAATTTACCGAACTGGATATTACTATTCGTATGCCACAACCAAAACCTGCACCCGGAGCAGCGCCTCCGGATGCCACGTCGCCACCAACCCCCGACCCGGGTTATACGCCAGAATTGGAAGCCAAACAAATAGCGCAATACAAAATGGCCTTCGACATATTCCGACAGTATAAGAAGTTTATAACAAATGTTACATTCTGGAATGTGTCTGACAGAAGTAGCTGGCTGGACGGGAGAGCCGGTGGATTAATGGGCGGAGCCGCCGCCGGCGGCAACACGCCACGCATAACTAAAAAAGCCTATCCCCTGTTGTTTGACGAAAACCGTCAACGCAAAAAAGCCTACTGGTCTGTAGTTAATTTTTAA
- a CDS encoding sialate O-acetylesterase has translation MKIKLTFIAATCLTLLSLKSFSQDKNFYIFICFGQSNMEGNARVEAGDTVAVDSRFQVLQAVDCGDRGRLKDNWYTAVPPLARCKTGLTPADYFGRTLVANLPKKIRIGIINVSVAGAKIEIFEKDSYQSYLATAPGWMKGIAAEYGGNPYARLIELARLAQKSGVIKGILLHQGESNMNDTLWTKKVKGVYDNLIRDLNLKSKKVPLLAGEVVNADQGGICAAMNKIIATLSEVVTNSHIISSAGCPCSPDHLHFTAEGYRVLGKRYGETMLSLLGYKFPDADIH, from the coding sequence ATGAAAATAAAACTTACATTCATAGCAGCAACATGCCTTACCTTGCTGAGCCTTAAAAGTTTTTCGCAAGACAAGAATTTTTACATATTTATTTGCTTCGGCCAATCAAATATGGAAGGGAATGCAAGAGTTGAGGCCGGGGATACTGTAGCCGTTGATAGCAGGTTTCAGGTGTTGCAGGCTGTTGATTGCGGCGACAGAGGCCGGCTAAAAGATAACTGGTATACGGCAGTACCACCATTGGCCCGGTGCAAAACCGGCTTAACCCCGGCAGATTATTTCGGCCGGACGTTGGTGGCTAACCTTCCCAAAAAGATACGGATCGGTATTATAAATGTTTCTGTCGCCGGCGCCAAAATTGAAATTTTTGAAAAGGATAGTTATCAATCATACCTTGCAACCGCGCCCGGCTGGATGAAAGGTATTGCTGCTGAATATGGCGGAAATCCATACGCAAGGTTGATTGAATTGGCCAGGTTAGCTCAGAAGTCTGGTGTAATTAAAGGTATTTTGTTACACCAGGGAGAATCGAACATGAATGATACGCTGTGGACAAAAAAAGTAAAAGGAGTTTATGATAATTTGATAAGGGATTTAAACCTGAAGTCCAAAAAAGTGCCCTTACTTGCAGGCGAAGTGGTAAATGCCGATCAGGGTGGTATTTGCGCTGCTATGAATAAAATTATTGCAACTTTATCTGAGGTTGTTACTAATTCACATATAATTTCCTCTGCCGGTTGTCCCTGTTCCCCAGATCACCTGCATTTTACTGCCGAAGGGTACAGGGTATTAGGCAAACGATATGGCGAGACTATGCTTTCATTATTAGGTTATAAGTTTCCGGATGCTGACATTCATTAG